A window of the Podospora bellae-mahoneyi strain CBS 112042 chromosome 6, whole genome shotgun sequence genome harbors these coding sequences:
- a CDS encoding hypothetical protein (EggNog:ENOG503P8BD), producing MVAVCGQPSTMADRELHCLPPARDLGWGQVPEPLHIRKQSSEYSGSRTYGHSRRSSTQSDATDASFESLPELPEADVPLTIAKRRDNPSAQSTNPPTPDGSCQFRSALRPNDVGNIAPTIPPKSTQRRSTSCNARRHPRARSPPLTRAFYLGSSRSFRRRGQVLDGSADQDQEHGWRDTTPVVPTASDGHRLRNARSLFQLARTADGMNGMNSIVEPPRSPMPPEPDSARNSPDEVGAAPDPLVLVPRIVVTPEHKALDEGAVSLWAAVQLSTQISRANVPDQLGGCGLVGEHGHEPSPADLFRYGCLYDVSLEILPTSRSSIIEVVDDKACAISTLYPGSRLLVVAHVRLLPSANAHRLRRKAHQSSDDLIEDLEHHLGSTMTEYLRVRVTYRHSGFPQQQQQQTRNMTMKNGSSDGIANVQTSIQTTAMAVIKRHNSSSPWSPRPRAPQPNPIFKIIASHWGVQSANEVMQRIISSKPLTARKGAISPPLLGPLGILTGGRLTPILVSPEESGEEDHDRGRFSEDHTREDSHSEEMVRPRQQQDIPALGSTPPTSMAPPVPPTIPKRQTSLRQVPVDQSQAQQEVQQPQQRHLRSDTKDIAKMIKIGSWPESPRTSGGSDTGGNDDGVVAQETPSSILMATPATTSTNRTTYRSSKVRGLPSSLKMSGGGGSGVESPQIMPMSIQEVGEVPRDSVGSTSSGGNSEERERPSYQSYQSLLGRRRSLGGDGSSGKEGRGDRGRDSRDSRDNRDSRESRGSGGRPSTSGGLGGEKIFGSLVRGIESGGGNGGMGRRVSKKEKEKEKDKERGWGGWSGWWQ from the exons ATGGTTGCTGTCTGTGGTCAACCATCCACCATGGCTGATAGAGAACTGCATTGCCTACCACCGGCGCGCGATCTTGGTTGGGGTCAAGTACCTGAGCCGTTACATATACGCAAGCAATCATCCGAGTATAGCGGGAGTCGAACGTATGGTCACTCGCGGAGATCGAGCACGCAGAGCGATGCAACCGATGCGAGCTTCGAGAGCCTACCTGAGCTTCCTGAGGCTGATGTCCCGTTGACGATTGCCAAACGAAGGGACAATCCCAGCGCGCAATCGACGAATCCTCCTACGCCTGATGGTTCTTGCCAGTTCAGGAGTGCTTTGAGGCCAAATG ATGTAGGAAACATCGCGCCAACTATACCGCCCAAGTCAACACAGCGGCGATCCACCTCTTGCAATGCCAGACGACACCCCCGGGCACGATCCCCTCCATTAACCCGGGCTTTCTACTTGGGGAGTAGCAGGAGCTTTCGAAGACGGGGACAGGTTTTGGATGGGAGTGCGGATCAGGATCAAGAGCATGGTTGGCGGGACACAACACCTGTCGTGCCGACGGCGTCTGACGGGCACCGTTTGCGCAACGCGAGGAGTCTGTTTCAGTTGGCGAGAACGGCGGATGGGATGAATGGCATGAATAGCATTGTTGAGCCGCCGAGGTCTCCGATGCCACCCGAGCCGGATAGCGCGAGGAATTCGCCCGATGAGGTAGGGGCGGCACCGGATCCGTTGGTCTTGGTTCCGAGGATTGTGGTGACACCGGAGCACAAGGCTTTGGATGAGGGGGCGGTGAGTTTATGGGCGGCGGTGCAGCTTTCGACGCAGATTTCGAGGGCAAATGTGCCGGATcagttggggggttgtgggttAGTTGGGGAGCATGGGCATGAGCCTTCGCCGGCGG ATTTGTTTCGGTATGGGTGTTTGTATGATGTTTCGTTGGAGATACTGCCGACGAGTAGGAGTTCGATTAttgaggttgtggatgaTAAGGCTTGCGCAAT AAGCACACTGTACCCTGGATCACGCTTGCTCGTTGTAGCTCATGTCCGCCTGCTACCATCGGCGAATGCACATCGTCTTCGCCGTAAGGCTCATCAAAGCTCTGATGATCTCATAGAGGACCTCGAGCACCACCTTGGTAGCACCATGACAGAGTATCTCCGGGTCCGTGTAACATATCGACACTCTGGAtttcctcagcagcagcaacaacaaacgCGAAATATGACCATGAAAAACGGCTCCAGTGACGGCATCGCTAACGTCCAGACATCAATTCAAACTACTGCCATGGCAGTAATCAAACGTCACAACTCATCTTCGCCATGGTCTCCACGACCCCGGGCTCCGCAGCCGAATCCGATATTTAAGATTATTGCTTCGCACTGGGGAGTGCAGAGCGCAAACGAGGTGATGCAAAGGATTATCAGCTCAAAACCGTTGACGGCAAGAAAGGGAGCTATTTCGCCGCCGCTACTGGGCCCCTTGGGTATTTTGACCGGAGGGAGGTTAACGCCAATTCTGGTTAGTCCTGAGGAGAgtggagaggaggatcaTGACCGTGGTCGATTTAGCGAGGATCATACGAGGGAGGATTCGCATAGCGAGGAGATGGTGCGCcctcgacagcagcaggaCATTCCTGCTTTGGGTTCTACTCCGCCGACAAGTATGGCGCCTCCTGTACCACCTACTATACCAAAACGGCAGACGAGTTTGAGGCAGGTGCCTGTTGACCAATCTCAGGCACAACAGGAAGTGCAACAGCCGCAACAGAGACATTTGAGGAGTGACACCAAAGATATTGCAAAGATGATCAAGATAGGGTCTTGGCCTGAGTCGCCCCGGACTTCGGGCGGTAGTGATACTGGTGggaatgatgatggggtaGTAGCTCAGGAAACCCCGTCTTCGATATTAATGGCTACGCCTGCTACTACAAGTACTAATCGGACTACGTATCGGTCGAGTAAAGTGAGGGGGTTGCCGAGTAGTTTGAAGatgagtggtggtggtggtagtggtgttgAGTCACCGCAGATCATGCCGATGTCGATTCAGGAGGTGGGGGAAGTACCGAGGGATAGTGTGGGAAGTACAAGTTCGGGTGGTAACagtgaggagagggagaggccgtCGTATCAGTCTTATCAGTCTttgttgggaaggaggaggtcattggggggtgatgggtctagtgggaaggaggggaggggagataGGGGGAGGGATAGTAGGGATAGTAGGGATAATAGGGATAGTAGGGAGAGCAGAGGGAGCGGGGGGAGGCCGTCTACTTCTGGAGGactgggaggggagaagatTTTTGGGAGTCTTGTGAGGGGTATTgagagcggtggtgggaatggcgggatggggaggagggtgagtaagaaggagaaggagaaggagaaggataaggaacgggggtgggggggttggtcggggtggtggcagtga
- a CDS encoding hypothetical protein (EggNog:ENOG503P2ZH; COG:S), whose amino-acid sequence MKHQIKGPELSRDLFVVPPGFELKRRSMTLDARKHHGLLQKGAECAFKVSPSVNQRSQRVTIQDFNKISVFALVAEIDSIVGHYIGKGAAKILRLLLDNLADCQHQIPFNQLPSTFREAARVTRQLGHTHIWIDSLCIIQDSKADWRDESKIMGDIYANSVCTISALTTLSSVQGLTAPLYRCTRAHVFCRSGFWDPGRCTTAWVLAWECVECLATESKPWGDVGRFSPKADFLRECIRAPSSSSSGGDSSTALFSACRAVRAAYTGCQLTYFDDRLVAVSSLIQLIERLTSWKNLWGMWEDKLLDELLWFTDTPSDRPHTREYLAPTWSWAGLEGRVFEEMTLMPRVGPSGEDLLPEWIGKVVETGMDEKGRGYVRLRGAVKRVVRRRDGSGGGLVDRDRGGDHAVASWAADTVEDSKRPLGIITGQQEGFAAYFWRGTRLKIRTKCLILDW is encoded by the exons ATGAAGCACCAGATCAAGGGACCAGAGCTCTCCCGCGATCTCTTCGTGGTTCCGCCTGGTTTCGAGCTCAAGCGACGTTCCATGACGCTTGATGCCAGAAAGCATCACGGTCTGTTGCAAAAAGGTGCAGAGTGTGCATTCAAGGTTTCGCCCTCTGTGAATCAACGGTCGCAACGCGTCACTATTCAAGATTTTAACAAAATTAGCGTTTTTGCACTCGTGGCGGAGATTGATAGCATTGTCGGTCATTATATTGGGAAG GGAGCGGCCAAAATCCTTCGACTCCTCCTGGACAACCTCGCCGACTGCCAACACCAGATCCCATTCAACCAACTTCCTTCAACCTTCCGCGAGGCAGCAAGAGTCACGCGCCAGCTAGGCCACACACACATCTGGATCGATTCCCTCTGCATCATCCAAGACTCCAAAGCCGACTGGCGCGACGAATCCAAGATCATGGGCGACATATACGCAAATTCCGTCTGCACCATCTCCGCCTTGACGACCCTCTCCTCCGTTCAGGG ATTGACCGCTCCCCTTTACCGCTGCACACGCGCGCATGTGTTCTGCAGAAGCGGATTTTGGGACCCAGGACGGTGTACTACGGCCTGGGTTTTGGCTTGGGAGTGTGTCGAGTGCTTGGCGACGGAGAGCAAGCCCTGGGGGGATGTTGGTCGGTTTTCTCCAAAGGCGGATTTCTTGAGGGAATGCATTCGAGCcccttcatcttcctcctctggggGAGATTCATCCACTGCGCTGTTTTCAGCGTGTCGCGCTGTCCGGGCGGCCTATACTGGTTGTCAACTAACGTATTTTGACGACCGCCTTGTTGCCGTGTCGAGTCTTATTCAGCTGATCGAGAGGCTGACATCATGGAAGAACCTCTGGGGGATGTGGGAGGACAAGCTGCTTGATGAACTTTTGTGGTTCACTGATACACCCAGTGATCGGCCGCACACGAGGGAGTATTTGGCGCCGACGTGGTCATGGGCGGGCTTGGAAGGGAGGGTTTTTGAGGAGATGACTTTGATGCCTCGCGTTGGACCTAGCGGGGAGGATCTTCTTCCTGAGTGGATTGGAAAAGTTGTCGAGACGGGGAtggatgagaaggggagggggtatgTGCGTTTGCGGGGGGCTGTGAAGCGGGTTGTGCGCCGTCGAGATGGCTCTGGGGGTGGTTTAGTTGATAGGGATAGAGGAGGGGATCATGCGGTTGCCTCTTGGGCGGCGGATACGGTGGAGGACTCGAAGCGTCCCCTAGGCATCATCACGGGGCAACAAGAGGGCTTTGCTGCTTACTTCTGGCGAGGAACACGGTTGAAAATCCGGACCAAGTGCTTGATCTTGGATTGGTGA
- a CDS encoding hypothetical protein (EggNog:ENOG503NVFU; COG:S) — protein sequence MASHHQSPTKQHTMRTRRRNSMAGSERSVGSKKPLPPYPSRQLTILALCRICEPIAFMSIFPYIWHMVRDFKITEDESQISFYAGMVTSAFTFAEFSTSFIWGRLSDKIGRKPVLLMGMTGTGISVIMFGFAPNLWVALGARALGGFLNGNIGVLQTTVAELVTVKAHQPKAYTVMPLVWCIGSIVGPMIGGWLAKPVEGFPGCFSRDGIFGTFPYLLPNLFSAICVFIGVIVGLLFLEETHAERKHRHDPGIELGRSLMSRIWGSEKVEENKGKLPAKAVTEEERPLLSENDELLPGYRTGSARSSSSPDTVSEETLDLEEGGGLELAEAERAPAGKVFSRAVIMVIISYGILAFHTMAFDSLLPVFLSTSPPATEIPAKLPFKFADGFGWDTQTIGFILSVQGVYSLASTRLLFPFVANKIGALRLFKIMSVLYPLLYLFTPYIVLLPDSLRKLSVYGIVVWKMTFSTLAYPSNAILLANSAPTTLTLGSINGAAAMTASLCRALGPIISGFFYTQGMESGYSGLSWWVAGLVAVMGAWVGLQITEPKGRMDEKEDMDETTKDEPRTTTTPNNDDRTRPSP from the exons ATGGCCAGCCATCATCAGTCACCAACAAAGCAGCACACAATGAGGACGAGACGACGCAACAGCATGGCCGGCAGCGAGAGATCAGTCGGCTCCAAGAAGCCACTTCCACCATATCCATCAAGACAGCTCACCATTCTCG CTCTTTGCCGGATATGCGAACCCATCGCCTTTATGTCCATCTTTCCATACATTTGGCATATGGTGAGAGACTTCAAGATCACAGAGGATGAGAGCCAGATATCCTTCTATGCTGGCATGGTGACCTCGGCCTTCACCTTCGCCGAGTTTTCCACCAGCTTCATCTGGGGAAGATTGAGTGACAAGATTGGGCGCAAGCCTGTCTTGTTGATGGGAATGACTGGAACCGGTATCAGCGTGATCATGTTTGGCTTTGCGCCGAATCTTTGGGTTGCCCTCGGTGCTCGAGCACTCGGTGGCTTTTTGAACGG AAATATCGGAGTTTTGCAAACTACTGTCGCAGAATTGGTCACGGTCAAAGCACATCAAC CCAAAGCATATACGGTGATGCCGTTGGTATGGTGCATAGG ATCTATCGTTGGGCCTATGATCGGAGGCTGGCTCGCAAAGCCCGTTGAGGGCTTCCCAGGTTGCTTCTCGCGTGACGGTATTTTCGGCACATTCCCCTACCTGCTTCCCAACCTCTTCAGCGCCATCTGCGTCTTTATCGGTGTGATCGTCGGCCTCTTGTTTCTCGAAGAGACACACGCTGAAAGGAAGCACCGGCATGATCCCGGTATCGAACTGGGCCGATCTTTGATGTCGCGGATCTGGGGGTCCGAAAAGGTGGAAGAGAACAAGGGGAAGCTGCCGGCCAAAGCCGTCACAGAAGAGGAGCGACCTCTGTTGTCGGAAAACGACGAGCTGCTGCCCGGTTATCGAACGGGCTCTGCACGATCGTCGTCGTCTCCAGACACTGTTTCGGAGGAAACACTCGatcttgaggagggagggggccTTGAGCTGGCAGAGGCCGAGAGGGCACCTGCAGGCAAGGTTTTCTCCCGAGCCGTGATCATGGTGATCATCTCTTACGGTATTCTTGCCTT TCACACAATGGCCTTTGACTCACTCCTGCCGGTTTTCCTCAGCACCAGCCCACCTGCGACCGAAATCCCAGCAAAACTACCATTCAAGTTTGCTGACGGTTTCGGCTGGGACACCCAAACGATTGGCTTTATCCTCTCGGTTCAAGGCGTGTACTCACTGGCATCAACAAGGCTTCTCTTTCCGTTTGTTGCCAACAAGATCGGAGCGCTTCGACTGTTCAAGATCATGTCTGTCTTATACCCGCTCCTCTACCTTTTTACGCCATACATTGTCCTTCTCCCCGACAGCCTTCGCAAGCTTAGCGTGTACGGCATCGTTGTCTGGAAGATGACGTTTTCAACTCTGGCATATCCGAGCAatgccatcctcctcgccaactcGGCCCCGACGACACTGACTTTGGGAAGCATCAACGGCGCGGCCGCCATGACAGCAAGCTTGTGCCGAGCACTCGGACCGATAATATCAGGATTCTTCTATACGCAAGGTATGGAAAGCGGTTACTCTGGTCTGTCGTGGTGGGTTGCCGGGCTGGTTGCCGTCATGGGCGCTTGGGTTGGCCTCCAAATCACCGAGCCCAAGGGACGGatggatgagaaggaggacaTGGACGAGACGACCAAGGATGAACCAAGGACGACAACCACACCAAACAACGACGATCGCACAAGGCCTTCGCCATAG
- a CDS encoding hypothetical protein (COG:O; EggNog:ENOG503P3NU), with amino-acid sequence MASPRSSSSSFFSPANSSTNLSSGAGIISIAPSPTIVVGSEHTVESTRKRLTSLPAIKRANLIAEFTALKHCPPPGIIVSLPPSPHSPEYPTLWSGVLFVRKGPYATAILRFQISFPDDYPDSAPLVTFSTDIFHPLISPLTTYVGEESGKKGSVRLPPGGFGLSHGFPEWFAEREEGDGMGGAFVVGGKGKRGRGERKVSTWEVLRYIRSTFDDEKVLDGVPLEAAGNPGAWHAWRTHRRMQKEKEKRERKREQREKERKEGEGEGEVVEKAETVVSDDGRGSVVDARTSSGSLAVPATPTSSRRPEEWNWEGVWERRVKRGIAASLSESVLFGGAGGPDEVINFLPMDEAEVEGVKQNLLRTLGAVVNAG; translated from the exons ATGGCTTCCCCTaggtcatcctcatcatccttcttctcccccgccaactccagcaccaacctcAGCAGCGGTGCgggcatcatcagcatcgccCCTTCGCCCACGATTGTGGTTGGGTCGGAGCACACGGTCGAATCCACCAGGAAACGTCTCACCTCCCTGCCGGCGATCAAGAGGGCGAACCTCATTGCTGAATT CACCGCCCTCAAACACTGCCCACCCCCGGGGATAATCGtctcccttcccccatccccccacaGCCCCGAATACCCCACCCTCTGGTCGGGCGTTCTTTTTGTCAGGAAAGGGCCTTACGCCACGGCTATCTTGCGGTTTCAGATCTCTTTCCCGGATGATTACCCTGACTCTGCACCGCTGGTGACGTTCTCGACGGACATTTTCCACCCGTTGATCAGCCCGCTGACGACGTACGTCGGTGAGGAGagcgggaagaaggggagtgTGAGGCTACCTCCTGGGGGTTTTGGACTGTCGCATGGGTTTCCGGAGTGGTTTGccgagcgggaggagggagatgggatggggggtgcGTTTGTtgtgggtgggaaggggaaaaggggacggggggagaggaaggttaGCAcgtgggaggtgttgaggtatATTAGGAGTAcgtttgatgatgagaaggtgttggatgGGGTGCCGCTTGAGGCGGCGGGGAATCCGGGGGCTTGGCATGCTTGGAGGACGCATAGACGGAtgcagaaggaaaaggaaaaaagggagaggaagagggagcagagggagaaggagaggaaggagggggagggggaaggggaggtggtggaaaaggcggagacggtggtgagtgatgatgggagggggagcgtgGTTGATGCTAGGACTAGTTCTGGGAGTTTGGCTGTGCCGGCTACGCCCACGAGCAGCAGGAGACCGGAGGAGTGGAATTGggaaggggtttgggagaggagggtgaagagggggattGCGGCGAGTTTGTCGGAGAGTGTACTGtttgggggagctggggggcCGGATGAGGTAATCAATTTCTTGCCAATGgacgaggctgaggttgagggggtcAAGCAGAATCTCCTGAGAACGCTTGGCGCCGTGGTTAACGCCGGGTGA
- a CDS encoding hypothetical protein (EggNog:ENOG503P2NW; COG:S) — protein sequence MAGGKKGKGGGDAAEGSKKALGQARKAETAARKAAEESEREAAAEAAKWEKGTKSNAKKETEAQKKAELARKKAERDALLAEEEKNTPGRSQPKNAKTAVKKSRGLDLSQLDEPSSGLSALNASGIDNALDALSLAGPATQDKIDRHPERRFKAAYAAFEQRRLAEMESNGTGQGLRLNQKKEKIKKEFEKSPENPFNQVSARYDATKEELAELKAEERRKIEARLGK from the exons ATGGCCGGAggcaagaagggcaaggggggaggggatgcgGCGGAGGGGAGCAAGAAGGCTCTGGGccaggcgaggaaggcggagacggcggcgaggaaggctGCGGAGGAGAGTGAACGGGAGGCGGCTGCTGAGGCGGCgaagtgggagaaggggactAAGAGTAATGCGAAGAA GGAAACCGAAGCCCAAAAGAAAGCCGAACTGGCCCGCAAAAAAGCCGAGCGCGACGCCCTGCTcgccgaggaagagaagaacaCTCCCGGTCGCTCCCAGCCAAAGAACGCCAAAACGGCCGTCAAGAAGTCCCGGGGCTTGGATCTGTCGCAGCTTGATGAGCCTAGCTCTGGCCTGTCGGCGCTCAACGCATCGGGCATCGACAATGCGCTTGACGCGCTGAGCTTGGCTGGCCCAGCGACGCAGGATAAGATCGATAGACATCCCGAGAGGAGGTTCAAGGCGGCATATGCGGCTTTCGAGCAGAGGAggctggccgagatggagtCGAACGGGACGGGCcaggggttgaggttgaatcagaagaaggagaagatcaagaaggagtttgagaagagCCCGGAGAACCCGTTTAATCAAGTTAGCGCTAGGTATGATGCtaccaaggaggagctggccgagTTGAAGGCGGAGGAAAGGAGGAAGATTGAGGCTAGGTTGGGGAAGTAG
- a CDS encoding hypothetical protein (COG:B; EggNog:ENOG503NX6Y), producing the protein MPAPATSSHAPPSPDIQHPSKRMRQSSPGPDKDSPASLSLSAGANSPLATPTHEHPPSAAGGLDGSAKVGQSSSFRNVSACNRCRLRKNRCDQKLPSCASCEKAGVACVGYDPITKREIPRSYIFYLEKRVEQLEGILREKGVGFPRAEELEWCSKVGGANGGVRGEVEQMEDGGQIAAREGGGNGEDEGGVVARRETVRRGADKGQGRHLGSTTGISFARVVFAAVQSSVSDQRSNSDKGGIRPYRPPAGGVNNGTTTSMRDSFFGLHTKPTIHPATFPSKELGLKLINLYFEHANPQMPVVHRVDFMQMFDQAYAEGAERVRGPRELYCLNMVFAIGAGIILAESKGDQGTKQCQPEEYHASAIVHLEACLGSGGGLEELQAVLLLANFALLRPVPPGLWYIIGVAVRLAVDLGLHYEDGKDVDAGLGDEQQRENAASERGRREYTRDMRRRLWWCTYSFDRLVSVCVGRPFGISDQVITTEFPSLLDDKYITPNGFLEAPPNAPTYKLVAHHYFRLRLLQSEISQVLQYQQARVARDFGQNQKNPHMHTSLPSPFLSRFDSFRSWRINIDKRLYEWKMTAPKKQDTGVAFLTDFLDLNYWQAIIMLYRQSLSVPEMFEGEYHTAKEVESPSVYSVELREDEDRVYLKVAEAGQKILRLYRQLHLAGLVNHTYLTTHHLFVAGISYLYAIWHSPIVRSRLSMDEVDFTILAATSVFTDLMDKCPPAEACRDAFDRTVKATLKMVNARGGFGQKHPPPAPPAGASSTTSRNNDHHRMDWSSRSDTASLSSSSHHQHHHHRQPRPAPPHRTSSSIDQISDIKSEAYSTTPSQFSAFKNQYRPQLKTEGDGFSLMRNLPGPPRSNASSVNDGPLTPEAGMPSPAGGLASPGGVGGLGSPVISMGPPQQQQQGGGMFSPGLLSYNDLRGVEFLQGGLGGVGGGAGGQEGMMDTNMDLGFGMGWDGGLGQHDFSDGAGGLDLFDGFFFGGQQGSGGVGGGVGGGL; encoded by the exons atgcCAGCACCGGCCACCTCGTCTCAtgcacccccctcccccgacatCCAACACCCCTCCAAACGAATGCGCCAGTCTAGTCCCGGCCCCGACAAAGACTCACCTGCTTCGTTATCCCTCTCCGCGGGCGCGAACTCGCCTCTGGCAACACCGACGCATGAGCACCCCccttctgctgctggtgggctGGACGGCTCGGCCAAAGTGGGACAGTCGTCCAGTTTCAGGAATGTCTCTGCGTGTAATCGGTGTCGGCTGAGGAAGAATAGGTGTGATCAGAAGCTGCCCAGCTGTGCCAGTTGTGAGAAGGCGGGTGTGGCTTGTGTGGGGTATGATCCGATCACGAAGAGGGAGATACCGAGGAGTTATATCTTTTatttggagaagagggtggagcAGTTGGAGGGGATAttgagggaaaagggggttgggtttcCGAGggccgaggagctggagtGGTGTAGCAAGGTTGGGGGGGCCAATGGGggagtgagaggggaggttgaacaGATGGAAGATGGGGGGCAGATAGCAGcaagagagggagggggtaatggggaggatgagggcggggttgtggcgaggagggagacggtgaGGAGAGGAGCAGATAAAGGGCAGGGGAGGCATCTGGGCTCTACCACGGGGATATCGTTTGCGAGGGTTGTTTTTGCGGCGGTGCAGAGCTCCGTGTCGGATCAGAGGTCGAACTCGGATAAGGGAGGGATAAGACCGTATAGACCGCCGGCAGGGGGGGTGAATAATGGGACCACGACGAGTATGAGGGATTCGTTTTTTGGTTTGCACACCAAGCCTACGATACATCCTGCGACGTTTCCGAGTaaggagttggggttgaagCTGATAAACCTGTATTTTGAGCATGCGAACCCTCAGATGCCGGTGGTGCATAGGGTGGATTTTATGCAGATGTTTGACCAGGCTTATGCAGAgggggcggagagggtgagggggccGAGGGAGCTGTATTGTTTGAATATGGTGTTCGCGATCGGGGCGGGAATTATACTGGCGGAGAGCAAGGGGGATCAGGGGACGAAACAGTGCCAGCCGGAGGAGTACCATGCGAGTGCGATTGTGCATTTGGAGGCGTGTTTGGGaagtgggggtgggttggaagAACTACAGGCtgtgttgctgctggcgaACTTTGCGCTGCTGAGGCCAGTGCCGCCGGGGTTGTGGTATATTATTGGCGTggcggtgaggttggcggtggatTTGGGGCTGCATTATGAAGATGGGAAGGATGTGGATGCTGGACTTGGTGATGAACAGCAAAGGGAGAATGCGGCgagtgagagggggaggagggagtatACGAGGGATATGAGGAGaagattgtggtggtgtacGTATTCGTTTGATCGGCTGGTCAGTGTTTGTGTGGGGAGGCCGTTTGGGATTTCGGATCAGGTTATCACGACCGAGTTCCCTTCCTTGCTGGACGACAAGTACATCACGCCAAACGGGTTTCTGGAAGCGCCACCGAATGCGCCGACCTATAAGCTGGTTGCTCATCACTATTTCAGGCTAAGGTTGCTACAGTCTGAGATCTCACAGGTATTACAGTATCAGCAGGCGAGGGTTGCGAGGGATTTTGGGCAGAATCAGAAGAACCCCCATATGCACACTTCGCTACCGTCGCCGTTCCTGTCGAGGTTTGACTCGTTCAGGTCCTGGAGGATCAATATCGATAAGAGGTTGTATGAGTGGAAGATGACAGCACCAAAGAAGCAAGATACAGGTGTGGCCTTCTTGACGGACTTTTTGGACCTCAACTACTGGCAGGCTATTATCATGTTGTATCGTCAGAGTTTGAGTGTGCCCGAGATGTTCGAGGGCGAGTATCACACTGCCAAGGAAGTGGAAAGCCCATCTGTCTACAGCGTGGAGCTTCGCGAAGATGAAGATCGTGTGTATCTCaaggtggcggaggcgggCCAGAAGATTCTGAGGCTATACAGGCAGCTTCATCTGGCTGGGCTGGTCAACCATACATATCTGACGACGCACCATCTGTTTGTTGCTGGAATTTCGTATCTTTACGCGATTTGGCACTCGCCCATTGTTAGAAGTCGACTG TCCATGGACGAAGTAgacttcaccatcctcgccgccacaTCAGTCTTCACCGACTTGATGGACAAGTGCCCCCCAGCCGAAGCTTGCCGCGACGCCTTTGACCGCACGGTGAAAGCAACGCTCAAGATGGTAAACGCCCGAGGTGGCTTCGGCCAGAAACACCCCCCACCAGCTCCACCAGCAGGAGCTTCTTCGACCACCTCTAGAAACAATGATCATCATAGAATGGACTGGTCATCCAGATCAGACACTGCTTCTCTGTCGAGCAGttctcaccatcaacaccaccaccacagacaACCCCGCCCTGCACCGCCACATCGTACCTCGAGTTCGATCGACCAAATATCCGATATCAAGTCGGAGGCGtattccaccaccccatcacaATTCTCCGCCTTCAAAAATCAATACCGACCCCAACTGAAGACAGAAGGAGACGGCTTCTCCCTCATGCGCAACCTACCTGGTCCACCAAGGTCAAACGCCAGTTCTGTGAATGATGGGCCGTTGACGCCAGAAGCAGGTATGCCCTCTCCAGCTGGGGGACTGGCTTCGCCGGGAGGGGTAGGGGGGTTAGGGTCGCCGGTTATAAGTATGGgacctcctcagcagcagcaacaaggaggggggatgtttAGTCCGGGACTGTTGTCGTATAATGACTTGCGGGGGGTGGAGTTTTTGCaaggtgggcttgggggtgtcggtggtggtgctggtgggcaggaggggatgatggataCGAATATggatttggggtttgggatggggtgggatggggggttggggcagCATGATTTCAGTGATGGGGCGGGGGGGCTGGATCTGTTTGATGGGTTTTTCTTTGGGGGGCAACAAGGAtctgggggggtgggagggggtgttgggggtgggttgtga